One segment of Sander vitreus isolate 19-12246 chromosome 20, sanVit1, whole genome shotgun sequence DNA contains the following:
- the alms1 gene encoding ALMS1 centrosome and basal body associated protein isoform X1 has protein sequence MEPPERVVGSPQMPGDEDASQSVGHASINQLEAQSHSCASQDQRPPRLETHGSQGCSFQQEFQDINLSPALSLLPVNFTEHSLFQQSDNEFAPLRAYPDISMASERFHIPPQDRTTQASECGSLSQHPLAQATILSEEEVSSCCSLSQHSLSLINEGRREETVHSPMIATTDRQGVQSSDDTGSREKDLVTLTGPPDKPVGETDEDEAFFLSKNIPAQHLLDLLQKEIGMASSSSSAFSSASKTSVKAAASFPRESKSIDQSMDRREGPPGEVSLCQQHTQEPDRDLYPDQLQTLSSEVCNITMGSRSTKPDDSSEVLHRELLSEVERRSSHEAESKNQQWKSPTPPGQSLTPYPTGMPEGKPSVTRTNLGGLQLTGPFSAGVERGHREQDLWFSGNQTGIDGSYLGFLPQSQSTPGFFKAPPKSSVKAKLGQLSAIESHKESLYQSNTGISPQPAVPAADVHCSDTANQSRKEATSAKVHSLPSLNYMQKVDAWRANQSSGKTSLFDSLALHGFSGISPKKKAYDAVSDSLNHILSQQAKSLQQPVVSSAANQNVTQSSSTAPSGSSTRRGEAAGGAPIDKDNTGSATRPSASTFGRSQSHSSLSTIVRSVQKDQHEKRPGEKGNSQAQDDVHHQPNATVQPSPRVSLSQFSDVSLDHDLTLLSSQDSYNSGIKLGASIGASSVVSLEVDNYVPYWTSKQSTPPPPPEPRELNIEERIPLYLHNLGIDQSPSTILTPFVPRGSIREPEFSPTDLCTIKGSIGTPTKSTQPSEGESPHKGQFSRSSILSVDSSISIPLSLDSLGPGATVPERTRRAFPLSDTEAIQSKHRPASSSLPEKDTYPSTQQQHTDICLTSSQHTIQLVDRFGPDPLLATRARCRERDLDSPLQTSQSLEEQSTEDSMVSSKALLELRQLLSQAGNVLSAGSSGGFSASPAPSSLLTDDIFLSLKTKTCKLQDSSFSCANEDPKTRSSLLCARFSSDSMLTSEKVRESSIGRESMTSSRQHNYSSTQALVPAPAKGAHRRPQVSTASRGAGSALVLSQSARRAEPEGCSAAPPDNTVPPQPPVIAPLPVLSTQMFTSTPTDIVGDTEEEKQTTLEAPVLSSSSSPILEDTDQELMSDGSSEGSLAVRVAKLLQSESPATMVSSTPSITDQEESKAREWIKLKISGQQCEPLELDKEDRKRIEEIKRELLLKYPIKSQGSTDTESSTSSIRVQTVQNASWQAALSKAGNVSNNQPSQPLQGLHTGLSDSSVQLQNPPRPDLEAQICEIAAREGVTLPRKNPQALTSITIATRRRSTSPSTSPAPPLSPAPGLLHLAELSTEAVKLPKANGQLPHTMAEEDEVTREPASAFEQSSSLHTRSQNLTSTSAPVNQKRQDVLGGQFEEPVPPSQDLGREDVNAKEDNTQSFMGDDELSVQNSSCSGVGHEAEQATGSSTSESPARAGHVSHVHLTLSPKATDHTSSTAVHPSHAVTGLLRKEFVPLRHTSSAASSPDEGVGLSSPPEWYDVREPVRHQVPKRSETATLFKTPVPQGRMTLTSTQSSTPCHRVVVSQRTLTTETPAVPVLLPYKPCGSEELFYIPQTETDISSTNPSDTTMESSHTGSDDAVPPRFSSEVLGHRDTGLDRGVTIRHSEGIYSKRLKTATFKMHEPGHRGASISADGPSQTSVTQAPKQSSQVTASFTRVPLSSNQGASKRDQGTSPMQFPSYDQPKLSRVRFHVDLAYDKASHHLDQSPVPQEGEEHHQEKMDSGLHDPTSKQSSSTLDQLWKRFCDQWSLEQSQPTSDREASLLERLERLSRLINNTRGTCMSELQEENLGRRGEDAMGNKTKKYIGGVKRSVGCEDRGIEWKVRRGRKVEGEPPVPHQAWTQSLQVDETSQPTDEDSRDSSISSFSQGSSQSQHLCPADRDESETLSTMSSSMSTVDTARLIRAFGAHRVQHLKTSSSLSKLYSTINRQKEGREQRRGGNKELPYFITLSETTGTDESIVAADSASTSTYTLPSHSGPSRTLAAKKSVKLVSKSIQAGDLEIVSNGTRRHTRDVGTTFPSPGEARTSRQISSSLEKGRGGQRSPAKSQGLQKQRKSKRSHPKTYPNAVSWFISADNLRSEGRKENQPEEEELLWRQSTAWFEPYSRIDPWREPLRQRQVHEDRNKHDEPDLDPRTKTMSSGLARISLQEALEMHRPEFISDSRLRVKRMALQAQERKLQVNFCRERDELFSWLGGAQRLPRPAGTALLRRAVPRKEMILRSKQIYENLPEVQRRREEERRRAEYRSYRLNAQLYNKRITNHVLGRRTDQ, from the exons ATGGAACCCCCAGAG AGGGTGGTGGGATCTCCTCAGATGCCAGGTGATGAAGATGCGAGTCAGTCTGTGGGACATGCATCCATAAATCAACTAGAAGCTCAAAGTCATAGCTGTGCCAGTCAGGACCAGCGGCCGCCCAGGCTGGAAACACATGGCTCACAGGGGTGCTCTTTTCAGCAAG AGTTTCAGGACATTAACCTGTCTCCAGCCCTTTCACTGTTGCCTGTAAACTTCACTGAACATTCTTTATTCCAACAAAGCGACAATGAATTTGCCCCTTTAAG gGCGTACCCTGACATTTCCATGGCATCAGAGAGGTTTCACATTCCACCCCAGGATCGCACTACTCAGGCCTCTGAATGTGGCTCACTGTCCCAGCACCCTTTGGCCCAGGCAACCATCCTGTCTGAAGAAGAAGTAAGCAGCTGCTGCTCTCTGTCCCAGCACAGTTTGTCACTAATAAATGAAGGCAGACGAGAGGAAACTGTTCACTCCCCAATGATTGCCACCACTGACAGACAGGGAGTACAATCCAGTGATGATACGGGTAGCAGAGAGAAGGACTTAGTGACACTAACTGGCCCTCCAGACAAGCCAGTAGGAGAGACTGATGAAGATGAGGCATTCTTTCTGAGTAAGAATATCCCTGCGCAGCATCTTCTGGATCTCCTTCAGAAAGAAATTGGCATGGCAAGCAGCAGTAGTAGTGCTTTTTCCTCTGCCTCTAAGACCTCTGTGAAGGCTGCTGCATCTTTTCCCAGAGAATCTAAAAGCATTGACCAAAGCATGGATAGAAGAGAAGGTCCTCCAGGTGAAGTTTCTCTTtgccagcagcacacacaagAACCTGACAGGGATTTATACCCTGACCAATTGCAAACCTTGTCGTCGGAGGTCTGTAACATCACCATGGGGTCCCGTAGTACTAAACCTGATGACAGTAGCGAAGTGTTGCACAGAGAGCTGCTGTCTGAGGTAGAGAGGCGCAGCAGCCATGAAGCTGAATCTAAAAACCAACAGTGGAAAAGTCCTACACCACCCGGTCAGTCTCTCACACCATATCCCACAGGGATGCCTGAAGGCAAGCCAAGTGTGACCAGAACAAATTTGGGTGGCCTGCAATTGACAGGACCGTTTTCAGCAGGTGTTGAACGGGGTCACAGAGAGCAGGACCTCTGGTTCTCAGGGAACCAAACGGGGATTGATGGGTCCTACCTGGGTTTCCTTCCACAGTCTCAATCCACTCCGGGGTTTTTCAAGGCCCCACCTAAATCAAGTGTCAAGGCTAAATTAGGACAACTCTCTGCCATAGAATCACATAAAGAGAGCTTGTATCAGTCAAACACAGGGATCTCTCCACAGCCAGCTGTTCCTGCGGCTGATGTCCATTGCTCAgacacagccaatcagagccgaAAAGAAGCTACCTCTGCAAAAGTCCATTCTCTCCCAAGTCTCAACTATATGCAGAAGGTAGACGCTTGGAGGGCAAATCAGAGTTCAGGCAAGACGTCACTATTTGATAGCTTGGCACTGCATGGTTTTTCTGGCATCTCTCCTAAAAAGAAAGCTTACGATGCAGTGTCTGACTCCCTTAATCATATTCTGAGTCAGCAGGCGAAAAGTTTACAACAGCCTGTTGTTTCAAGTGCTGCCAATCAGAATGTCACACAGAGCTCCTCCACGGCTCCTTCTGGCTCTTCTACAAGAAGAGGGGAGGCGGCAGGCGGAGCTCCTATTGATAAAGATAACACTGGCTCTGCAACAAGACCCTCTGCCTCAACCTTTGGCAGGTCACAGTCCCACTCATCTCTTAGCACCATTGTCAGGTCGGTCCAGAAAGATCAGCATGAGAAAAGACCTGGAGAAAAGGGGAACAGTCAGGCTCAGGACGATGTCCATCATCAGCCAAACGCCACAGTTCAACCGTCGCCTCGCGTGAGCCTAAGCCAGTTCAGTGACGTGTCACTTGATCACGATTTGACACTCTTAAGTTCCCAAGATAGTTACAACAGTGGAATTAAGTTAGGAGCTTCCATTGGAGCTTCTTCTGTTGTCAGCCTAGAAGTTGATAACTATGTCCCGTACTGGACTTCAAAACAATCAACACCACCACCTCCGCCCGAACCGCGAGAGCTCAACATTGAAGAACGAATCCCG TTGTATCTCCATAACCTGGGCATTGACCAGTCACCCTCAACGATCTTAACTCCATTTGTACCTAGAGGGTCAATCAGAGAGCCGGAATTCTCTCCCACTGACCTCTGTACAATTAAAGGATCTATTGGAACCCCAACCAAGAGCACCCAACCATCTGAAG GTGAAAGTCCCCATAAAGGACAGTTTTCCAGATCCAGCATTCTGTCAGTGGACTCCAGTATATCCATACCGTTGAGCCTGGACAGTCTTGGTCCAGGTGCTACTGTCCCAGAGCGGACCAGACGGGCTTTTCCTTTATCAGATACAGAAGCTATCCAGAGTAAACACAGACCAgcctcctcttccctccctgAAAAAGACACTTATCCTTCCACTCAGCAACAGCACACGGACATCTGCTTAACTAGCAGCCAGCATACCATCCAACTAGTAGATCGTTTTGGCCCTGACCCCTTGTTAGCTACCAGGGCTAGGTGTAGGGAAAGAGACTTGGATTCACCCTTGCAAACTAGCCAGAGTTTGGAGGAGCAAAGCACCGAAGATTCTATGGTTAGCTCCAAGGCCTTGTTGGAGCTCCGTCAACTACTCTCTCAGGCGGGGAATGTGCTATCTGCTGGGTCTTCTGGGGGTTTCTCAGCTTCCCCTGCACCATCCAGTCTGCTCACTGATGACATATTCCTCTCACTGAAGACAAAAACCTGCAAACTCCAGGACTCCTCATTCTCCTGTGCTAATGAGGATCCCAAAACTCGATCCTCCCTACTGTGCGCTAGGTTCTCGTCTGACTCGATGCTGACCTCcgagaaagtgagagaaagcTCTATTGGTCGAGAGAGTATGACCTCATCGCGGCAACATAATTATTCATCCACACAAGCTCTTGTTCCTGCACCAGCCAAAGGTGCACACAGAAGGCCACAAGTAAGCACTGCTAGTAGAGGTGCAGGGTCAGCCCTTGTCCTCTCCCAATCGGCTCGACGGGCAGAGCCTGAAGGCTGCAGTGCAGCTCCCCCTGACAACACAGTCCCACCACAGCCACCAGTCATTGCGCCTTTACCAGTTTTGAGTACACAGATGTTCACCTCTACTCCTACAGACATAGTGGGtgacacagaggaggaaaaacaAACTACTCTGGAAGCTCCTGTACTGAGCAGCTCCTCCTCGCCCATCCTCGAGGACACTGATCAGGAGCTGATGAGTGATGGGAGTAGTGAGGGCTCGCTGGCAGTCAGAGTGGCCAAGTTACTGCAGAGTGAATCTCCGGCCACCATGGTGTCCAGTACACCAAGCATCACTGACCAAGAGGAGAGCAAAGCCAGAG AGTGGATTAAACTGAAGATATCAGGACAGCAGTGTGAACCTCTGGAGTTGGACAAAGAGGACAGAAAGCGGATTGAAGAGATCAAGAGAGAGCTGCTGTTAAAATACCCTATAAAG AGTCAGGGGAGcacagatacagagagcagTACATCCAGTATAAGAGTCCAAACGGTGCAGAATGCGTCTTGGCAAGCAGCATTATCGAAGGCAGGGAATGTCTCTAACAACCAGCCATCCCAGCCTCTGCAGGGCCTCCACACAGGTCTCTCGGACTCCAGCGTGCAGCTTCAAAACCCCCCTCGCCCAGATCTAGAGGCTCAGATATGTGAGATTGCTGCCAGAGAAGGGGTAACCCTCCCTAGGAAAAACCCTCAGGCCCTCACATCGATTACCATTGCCACGCGCAGGCGGTCCACCTCCCCCTCCACGTCGCCTGCACCTCCCCTCAGTCCAGCGCCTGGGCTGCTCCACCTGGCCGAGCTCTCAACAGAAGCAGTCAAGCTTCCTAAAGCTAATGGGCAGCTTCCCCATACCATGGCTGAAGAAGATGAGGTGACCAGAGAGCCAGCATCAGCGTTTGAACAAAGCAGTAGTCTTCACACCAGAAGCCAAAATCTGACTTCTACATCCGCACCAGTGAATCAGAAGAGGCAAGACGTTTTAGGAGGCCAGTTTGAAGAACCTGTCCCACCCTCGCAGGATTTAGGTAGAGAGGATGTGAATGCTAAGGAGGACAACACCCAATCGTTCATGGGAGATGATGAGTTATCTGTCCAGAACAGCTCTTGTTCTGGTGTTGGTCACGAAGCTGAGCAGGCCACAGGTTCCTCCACATCGGAATCCCCAGCCAGGGCGGGACACGTCTCACATGTCCATCTCACTCTGTCCCCCAAAGCCACTGATCACACCTCTTCCACTGCTGTCCACCCCAGTCATGCTGTTACAGGGTTGCTACGTAAAGAATTTGTCCCCCTCAGACACACCTCTTCTGCTGCCAGCAGTCCGGACGAAGGTGTCGGGTTGTCCAGTCCACCAGAGTGGTACGATGTCAGAGAGCCAGTAAGACACCAGGTGCCTAAAAGATCTGAGACCGCCACCCTGTTCAAAACCCCTGTACCTCAGGGAAGGATGACCCTCACATCCACACAATCCTCTACACCATGTCACAGAGTTGTTGTGTCACAAAGAACCTTAACCACTGAAACACCAG CAGTGCCTGTTCTGTTACCTTATAAACCCTGTGGCAGTGAGGAGCTCTTCTACATCCCTCAAACAGAAACTGACATCTCCTCTACCAACCCTTCTGACACCACCATGGAGAGCTCCCATACAG GCTCAGACGACGCTGTGCCCCCACGCTTCAGCAGCGAGGTCCTCGGGCACCGAGACACTGGGTTGGACCGTGGAGTCACCATCAGACACTCAGAGGGCATCTACAGCAAGAGGCTGAAAACAGCCACCTTCAAAATGCATGAGCCCGGACACAGAG GTGCCTCTATATCAGCAGATGGACCTTCACAAACAAGTGTGACTCAAGCTCCAAAGCAGTCTTCTCAGGTAACCGCGTCCTTTACCAGAGTGCCTTTATCAAGCAACCAAGGAGCCTCCAAGAGAGACCAGGGGACCAGCCCGATGCAGTTCCCCAGTTATGATCAACCAAAGCTGAGCCGTGTGAGATTTCATGTGGACTTAGCCTACGACAAGGCGAGCCATCACCTGGACCAAAGCCCTGTTCCTCAGGAGGGTGAGGAGCACCACCAGGAGAAGATGGACTCCGGCCTCCATGACCCCACTTccaagcagagcagcagcactcTGGACCAGCTGTGGAAGAGGTTCTGTGATCAGTGGAGCCTGGAGCAGTCCCAACCCACCAGTGACAGAGAGGCATCACTGCTGGAGCGGCTAGAACGCCTGTCCCGTCTTATTAATAACACAAGGGGCACTTGCATGTCAGAACTACAAGAAGAAAATCTAGGAAGGAGGGGAGAAGATGCTATGGggaacaaaacaaagaagtaTATTGGAGGAGTGAAGAGGAGTGTAGGTTGTGAGGACAGAGGAATAGAGTGGAAAGTCAGAAGAGGTAGAAAGGTTGAAGGTGAACCTCCTGTCCCTCATCAGGCCTGGACACAGAGCCTACAGGTAGATGAAACCTCTCAACCAACGGACGAGGACAGCCGTGACTCCTCCATCTCCAGCTTCTCTCAGGGCTCCTCCCAGAGTCAGCACCTCTGTCCTGCAGACAGAGATGAGTCAGAGACCTTATCCACCATGTCCAGCTCCATGTCCACCGTGGACACAGCGCGGCTGATTCGAGCCTTCGGCGCCCACCGAGTACAGCACCTGAAAACGAGCTCCAGCCTCAGTAAACTGTACAGCACCATCAACAGgcagaaggaagggagggagcagcggagaggaggaaacaaagAGCTGCCTTACTTCATCACACTGTCAGAGACCACCGGTACTGACGAATCCATA GTTGCTGCTGATTCTGCATCAACCAGCACTTACACCCTTCCGTCACACAGCGGCCCCTCCAGGACTCTGGCAGCCAAGAAGAGTGTTAAACTGGTCAGCAAAAGCATCCAGGCAG GCGACCTGGAGATTGTCAGTAATGGGACTCGACGCCACACCAGAGATGTTGGAACCACATTCCCTTCGCCTGGTGAAGCCAGAACTTCCAGGCAGATTTCATCCAGCTTAGAGAAGGGAAGAGGAGGGCAGAGGAGCCCCGCTAAGAGTCAAGGGttacaaaaacagagaaaaagcaaGAGAAGCCATCCAAAGACCTACCCTAATG CTGTTTCATGGTTCATCTCTGCTGACAACCTGAGGTCTGAAGGGCGTAAGGAGAACCagccagaggaagaggagttgCTGTGGAGACAGAGCACTGCCTGGTTTGAACCATACAGCAGAATCGATCCATGGAGAGAACCGCTCCGACAGAGACAAGTACAcgaagacagaaacaaacatgaTGAACCCGATTTAGATCCAAGAACCAAAACAATGTCCTCTGGTTTGGCACGGATCTCTCTCCAG